Part of the Pirellulales bacterium genome is shown below.
TTCTCCTCGCCCGGTTTTCGGACCTGGCCCGTCGGCTGGCCATAAAAGTTCTCTCGCGCCACGCTCTTGCAGGTGAGCGTCACGCCGCTGGCATAGACGTATTCGATCTGGTACTGGCCGATGGCGGTGTATCCTCCTGGGACTGGCGCCAACAGCATCTTGCCTTCAGCGGAGATTGGCCCGGAGCGTTCGGTCCCGTTGCCCCATTGGGCAATGTCGTTGTGATGGGCACCCCAATCAGTCACCGTGCCGCCCGAGTAATCGTACCAGAAGCGAAACAGCACGTGACAACGCTCGGGGACGTAATCGACCTTCGGCGCTTGGCCGAGCCAGAACTCCCAATCGAGTTCGGGGGGAACCGGCCGTGCTGGGAAGGGACCTTGGGTCGGGCCTGCGGGCAACATCGTGAGAATGTGCTGGAGCTTGCCGAGGCGGCCGTTACGCACCAGCTCGCACGCCAGACGAAAGCGGGCATCGCTTCGCTGTTGACTCCCAGTCTGGAAGATGCGCCGCGTCTCCCGCGCGACCTCGACTAACTTCTGACCCTCCGCGATTGTGAGCGTCAGAGGTTTCTCGCCATAAACATCCTTGGCCGAGCGCAGCGCGTGAATGCTGACGAGCGTGTGCCAATGATCGGGAGTGCCGTTGATCACGACATCGACTCCCGGATGGGCGATGGCCTCGCGGAAATCGGAGAACTTGGACTCGGCCTTGAACTGTTCGGCCGCTTGGCCAGCGCGCTTGCTGTCGACGTCGCAGACCGCGACGACGTTGCCGAATTTCGCGGCCAGGGCCGTATCGGCTCGACCCTGACCACCGCAGCCGATGAGAAGAATCCCCGGCTTGTCGTTGGGCGATTTCGGCTCCTGGGGCGCCGCCGCGGCCGCGTTCTCCTCGACAAACCAGCCCGGCAGTACCATTCCTCCCGCCGCCGCGGCGCCTGATTTTAGCGCGGCACGTCGATTCAAACGAAACACGGGCGTAGACATGTCCGAAGCTCCTTGCAATAAGAGATCGCCACGAGATGCGGTCGTGAGCGGGAATGATAATTGTACGACGAAACGATTCTTACGGAGTCGTGATGGCGGTCCGGCTGGGAACGAATCAGAACAACGCACCGGGGTGATGCTGGCAGGAATTCACTACGCTCATTGTATTCGACCTTCCGCCGTTATTCACGCGCCGGTCAACTCGATCGGACTGTCATTCCAATCAGCGATGGCGGATTGTCGCCGCGCCTAGCGCCGTTCGACGGCGGGTCTTGCTGATCGCCCGCCCGTGCGGATATTCTGCCGACCGCCAAGATGGAATGACGAATCGTAGCCGCGGAATCCACCGATTGACTGGGGTCTCCATGAAAATACCTCCCTGGCGCTGGCCAATCGGACTCCTGGCGGTGGTCCTGCTCTCGTCCTCGACCGGCTGTGACGCGGCGGGGTCAACACCCATCATCCCCGCATCAAGCTGCCCTGAAAAACCGCAAGAAGGGAGCATCGCCTGCTACTTCTCGCCAAAGGAGGCTGTACCGAAGCCATCGTGAAGGAACTCGGCGACGCGCGGCAGACGGTCCTGATTCCGGCGTTTTCGTTTACCTCAGTGCCGATCGCCAAGGCACTGGTCGAAGCCCACGAGCGCGGCGTGAAGATCACGGTCATTTTGGACAAGAGCGAGCGGACGCAGAGTTATTCCGAGGCCGACTTCGTTGCCCACGCCGAGATCCCCTGCTTTATCGACGCCAAGCACGCGATCGCCCACAACACGATCATGCTGATCGACGGCCGGACGATTATCACCGGAAGCTTCAATTTCACCAAACAGGCCAGCCTTGGCAACCGCCTGTGGCGAAACCCCGATGTGAATCGACCGCACATTTCGCCATCTTGAAATCCGGCCACGTCGCCCGCGAGCATCTACGGGCGGATATTACCCGCGAACAGGCCGCCAAACTCTATGACGCGCTGTTCCCGCACGTCAGTTTCCTGTTGTGACTGAAACGGCGGTGCGAGCAATTATCCGCCGACGATCCAATCCGCGGGGCCGCCGAAAGCGCCTACGATGCGGTCTGGAAACTGAGCCGGGAAGCCCATTCACGATCAATCAGGAGGGGAGGTCGCAGGCCGTGAGCGCTATTCAAAGTCCGGCGGCGCGTCGCCCGATTCCGTTGCGACGTAGCGCCGCTCGCCCAATTTGGTCAACGTCGATTTTCCGTGTTCAACCTGGAACACTTTCAATTCGGCTAACCGGGTGAGAATGTCCGGGCGGATCGGTTCGTGGATTTCCCCCGCGCCCATCTGCCGGAGCGCTCCGTAAAGTTCTTCGGGTTCCATAACCGCCGCGCACGGC
Proteins encoded:
- a CDS encoding Gfo/Idh/MocA family oxidoreductase translates to MSTPVFRLNRRAALKSGAAAAGGMVLPGWFVEENAAAAAPQEPKSPNDKPGILLIGCGGQGRADTALAAKFGNVVAVCDVDSKRAGQAAEQFKAESKFSDFREAIAHPGVDVVINGTPDHWHTLVSIHALRSAKDVYGEKPLTLTIAEGQKLVEVARETRRIFQTGSQQRSDARFRLACELVRNGRLGKLQHILTMLPAGPTQGPFPARPVPPELDWEFWLGQAPKVDYVPERCHVLFRFWYDYSGGTVTDWGAHHNDIAQWGNGTERSGPISAEGKMLLAPVPGGYTAIGQYQIEYVYASGVTLTCKSVARENFYGQPTGQVRKPGEENGVRFEGTDGWIFVTRGKIEASRPEILSAELPSNAERLYVSNNHMGNFFEGVRSRKPTICEPEIGHRSVSVCHLGVISLRLGRKLNWDPAKEVFVDDAEANGFVAREMRKPWSYDAV
- a CDS encoding phospholipase D-like domain-containing protein gives rise to the protein MKELGDARQTVLIPAFSFTSVPIAKALVEAHERGVKITVILDKSERTQSYSEADFVAHAEIPCFIDAKHAIAHNTIMLIDGRTIITGSFNFTKQASLGNRLWRNPDVNRPHISPS